The window CATGGAAATTGAGCCCTCGACGGATTTCCAGTTTGAAAGCCAGCTTACTACAATTGAGAAGCGACATACGCTAATATGCCGCAAGTTCTTTTTTCGTCAACAAAAAAAGTCGGTATCTACAATAGTATCATTCCGTGTATACTATGTAGATGCAGCGGAGGTAAAAAAATGTCGGCATCTCAAATCGTGAAATGGGGGAACAGTCTCGCCGTGCGAATTCCAAAGCCTGTAGCCGAAGAATCCGGGTTCAACCAGGGGGACAAGATCGTCATCAAAGCCGTGCACGGCAAGATTGAGCTGCAGAGGAAGGACACCCTCCCGACCCTGCGTCAATTGGTGGCCCAGATCACTCCAGAGAACCGTTATGCTGAGACCCCGACAGGTCGCGAACGAGGGAAGGAAGCGGTTCAGTGGTAGCCGCCTACGTCCCTGCCGCCGGCGACGTGGTCTGGCTCGATTTTGATCCGCAAAAAGGGCGCGAGCAAGCAAAACGCCGGCCCGCGCTAGTTTTGACCGAGCGAAGCTACAATCGGGCCAGCGGGCTAATTATCGTCTGCCCTCTTACCAGCCGCCGCAAAAACTATCCATTCGCGTTGCCTACCGTGTTTGACCAAGTGGAAGGCGCGGTTCTGGTGGATCACTTGAAAAGCATGGACTGGGCGGCTCGGCGCGCTTCTTTTCATTCGAAAGCGGAGTCTCAGCTTCTACAGCGAGTTCGCGGTTATGTCGCCGTCCTGTTAGGAATTCGCTAACTTACAAGGTTTCTGCCAGCAGCCGTTACTCCTCACCATTTCTTGAAGATCACGAAAACGGCTGCGATGATCATCAAAAATCCCACCGCGTAGTTCCAACGAACTGGTTCTTTCAAATATAAAACTGAAAACACTGAGAAAACAGTCAGCGTGATCACTTCCTGAATCGTCTTCAATTGCGCTGCGCTGAACGCGTAGGAGCCGATGCGATTGGCCGGCACTTGAAAGCAATATTCCGCAAAAGCGATGAGCCAGCTGATAAGGATGACCTTAAAAAGAGGTACGTTGCGGTACTTCAAATGGCCGTACCACGCGAAGGTCATGAAGATATTTGAGATGGTGAGAAGCACTACCGTGGTCATAAACGCATTTTGCCATAACGCCGCCTGCGCCCTTCGGGCTTGATTCGCCACCAGAGGAGAAGATGTACAGGAAAAGAGGTACGGATTCCCCCCGATTGACCTGCTTGCTCCCGAGTGCTATAAAGACGAGGTTTTGTGTGCTGGCCGTCTTGCGCGTTTTACCGTCCGCTCGCGAGAGGTTGGCACGGAACATCCGACGCGGCCAAGCTCAGAAGTCTTGTTCAAGTCGTGTAGTGGAAGCGTGTTCGGAACTGCGGCCTACGATGAGCGCGGCGTTCTATTTCGCGCCATGGTTGCCGGAACTGGTGCCAAAACACGTTGTCATCCTGGATAAGTTCATCCTCGGAGGATCCCTATGCGCAGTTATCTAGCAGGTCTTTCATGTAGCGCCCTCGGATTGGCAAAAACCGCTGCATCCGCATTCTTTGTCCTGGTGTTATTGGCGTCAACCGCTCTGGCCCAACCGGCTCCGGAAGCCGGAGGCGAAG of the Terriglobales bacterium genome contains:
- a CDS encoding DMT family protein, with the translated sequence MTTVVLLTISNIFMTFAWYGHLKYRNVPLFKVILISWLIAFAEYCFQVPANRIGSYAFSAAQLKTIQEVITLTVFSVFSVLYLKEPVRWNYAVGFLMIIAAVFVIFKKW
- a CDS encoding AbrB/MazE/SpoVT family DNA-binding domain-containing protein, which translates into the protein MSASQIVKWGNSLAVRIPKPVAEESGFNQGDKIVIKAVHGKIELQRKDTLPTLRQLVAQITPENRYAETPTGRERGKEAVQW
- a CDS encoding type II toxin-antitoxin system PemK/MazF family toxin, which produces MVAAYVPAAGDVVWLDFDPQKGREQAKRRPALVLTERSYNRASGLIIVCPLTSRRKNYPFALPTVFDQVEGAVLVDHLKSMDWAARRASFHSKAESQLLQRVRGYVAVLLGIR